From Domibacillus sp. DTU_2020_1001157_1_SI_ALB_TIR_016, a single genomic window includes:
- the pnpS gene encoding two-component system histidine kinase PnpS, whose product MINFRAKLILSLFILIAAVLAALGIWLGQMFKSYYLATINDRLERETSLLASAVEDWGGTEAINPVVLDEWSEQMDTRLSVADNNGDLLYDSGGTDEEENAVHRDIAHRISETLNEKNYQTSLMRKMDVQYHWTPILTKTGEQEGYVIVSMRVDALDEIYGQIWAILLTSLGLSLLLIILIGTKITTRYVKPIESAAMVAIELAKGNYRARTYETPPDEMGMLSTSINILARNLQEMMQAQEVHQNRLTTLIENIESGLLLIDDRGYIVMANRSFKKMYSTGRIIKKRYYEVITQEDVIKIVEDVFMTEKNVRRQIKMTFGLEEKDIEVSGAPIIGTNDEWKGILVVYHDITEIKHLEQMRKDFVANVSHELKTPITSIKGFSETLLDGALNDPDAAKMFLEIIWKESGRMERLVADLLDLSKIEQKGLTLNLTAVPLKKLLSEVIVTLESRLEAKDIALQMNVSDHLVIQGDEYRLKQVFVNLITNAILYTPKGGQIFVDASESDQMVNVKVSDTGIGIEKAELPRIFERFYRVDKARSRDSGGTGLGLAIVKHIMEAHHGKINVESKLNEGTTFTVSFIKNLRNDFTKD is encoded by the coding sequence GTGATCAATTTCCGGGCAAAACTTATTCTGTCGCTTTTTATTTTGATTGCGGCTGTTTTGGCCGCTTTGGGAATCTGGCTTGGTCAAATGTTTAAATCTTACTATCTTGCTACCATTAATGACCGGCTTGAGCGGGAAACCTCCCTGCTTGCCAGTGCAGTGGAAGATTGGGGAGGAACAGAAGCAATTAATCCGGTGGTGCTTGACGAATGGAGCGAGCAAATGGATACGCGTTTGAGTGTGGCGGATAACAATGGAGATCTTCTTTATGACAGCGGCGGGACAGATGAAGAAGAAAACGCCGTGCACCGAGATATCGCCCACCGGATCTCAGAAACCTTAAATGAAAAAAACTATCAAACCTCCTTAATGCGTAAAATGGATGTTCAATACCACTGGACACCCATTTTAACAAAAACGGGTGAGCAGGAAGGCTACGTCATTGTGAGTATGCGGGTCGATGCGCTCGATGAAATATACGGTCAAATTTGGGCGATTTTGCTGACTTCGCTCGGACTGTCCCTGCTCTTGATTATTTTAATCGGGACCAAAATTACAACCCGGTATGTAAAGCCAATTGAATCGGCAGCTATGGTGGCCATTGAGCTGGCAAAGGGTAACTATAGGGCGAGAACATATGAAACGCCTCCTGATGAGATGGGAATGCTCAGTACGTCGATTAACATATTAGCAAGAAACCTTCAAGAAATGATGCAGGCGCAGGAAGTTCATCAAAATCGCCTGACAACCCTAATTGAAAACATTGAAAGCGGGCTTCTGCTTATTGATGACCGCGGCTATATTGTGATGGCGAACCGGTCTTTTAAAAAAATGTACAGCACCGGCCGCATCATTAAAAAACGTTATTATGAAGTCATTACCCAGGAAGACGTGATTAAAATTGTCGAGGACGTTTTTATGACAGAGAAAAATGTCCGCCGGCAAATTAAAATGACGTTTGGTCTTGAAGAGAAGGACATTGAAGTATCAGGTGCCCCGATTATCGGTACAAACGACGAATGGAAAGGGATTCTCGTCGTGTATCACGACATTACGGAAATTAAGCATTTGGAACAAATGCGTAAGGATTTTGTTGCTAATGTGTCCCATGAATTAAAAACACCGATCACCTCCATCAAAGGCTTTTCAGAAACACTGCTGGACGGTGCGCTGAATGACCCGGATGCTGCAAAGATGTTTCTGGAGATTATCTGGAAAGAAAGCGGCCGCATGGAAAGGCTTGTGGCTGATTTACTCGACCTTTCCAAAATTGAGCAGAAAGGACTTACGCTTAATTTAACAGCAGTGCCATTGAAAAAACTGTTGAGTGAAGTGATTGTCACGCTTGAAAGCCGTCTGGAAGCAAAAGATATTGCCCTTCAAATGAACGTGTCTGATCATCTGGTTATTCAAGGAGATGAATACCGGCTCAAGCAGGTGTTTGTTAACCTTATTACAAATGCGATTTTATACACACCAAAAGGCGGGCAGATTTTTGTGGATGCAAGCGAGTCGGACCAGATGGTGAATGTAAAAGTTTCTGATACTGGTATTGGAATTGAAAAAGCGGAGCTGCCGCGTATTTTTGAACGGTTTTACCGTGTGGATAAAGCGCGGAGCCGGGATTCAGGCGGAACAGGGCTTGGCCTTGCCATTGTTAAACATATTATGGAAGCCCATCACGGGAAAATTAACGTGGAAAGCAAGCTGAATGAAGGAACGACATTTACCGTTTCGTTCATCAAGAATTTGCGGAATGATTTTACAAAAGATTAA
- the polA gene encoding DNA polymerase I has product MEKKLVLIDGNSIAYRAFFALPLLSNSKGVHTNAVYGFAMMLNKMVKDEQPTHILVAFDAGKTTFRHKTFTEYKGTRQKTPPELSEQFSYVRELLKAYSIPYFELENYEADDIIGTLSLQAEKEGYTVKVYSGDKDLTQLATDKTTVCITRKGITDIEEYTPEHIEEKYGLAPMQIIDMKGLMGDASDNIPGVPGIGEKTAIKLLKQFHSVEELIESIDEVSGAKLKEKLVEHKDKAVMSKQLATILRTVPMELGVERLAYQGADQDKLYDLYRDLEFKSLLDGIQRTEEAEPAADVDFTIVREPQASHFKQADAVYVEMLDVNYHRAPIAGIAVSGSGKTIFLPGETAVSSPAFKQWAENPSVRKTVYDAKRTVIALRRSGIELAGIDFDVFLASYLINPSESPEDFAAVAKLHGETGIASDETVYGKGAKLALPDEAVYAKHISAKAEALSRLDDTCRQELTKNDQNELFDELELPLALILADMESEGVRVDMDRLNEMGTELKKRLAQMEQTIHQLAGTDFNINSPKQLGVILFEKLGLPPVKKTKTGYSTSADVLEKLAPSHEIVQHILDYRQIGKLQSTYIEGLLKVADPDTHKIHTRFNQALTQTGRLSSTDPNLQNIPIRLEEGRKIRQAFVPEKKDSVMFAADYSQIELRVLAHISGDEKLIEAFQQGLDIHTATAMEVFHVDEDGVTSNMRRQAKAVNFGIVYGISDYGLSQSLGITRKDAAAFIERYLNTYPGVKEYMDTAIRQAKEKGYVTTLLNRRRYIPEVTSRNFNLRSFGERTAMNTPIQGSAADIIKKAMIDVAERLEREGLTSKLLLQVHDELIFDVPKEEIKQMEQIVPDVMEHAFELDVPLKVDYSFGPTWYDAK; this is encoded by the coding sequence ATGGAAAAAAAATTAGTGCTTATTGACGGAAACAGCATTGCGTATCGGGCTTTTTTTGCATTGCCGCTTTTAAGTAATTCAAAAGGTGTACATACAAATGCCGTATATGGCTTTGCGATGATGCTTAATAAAATGGTGAAAGACGAACAGCCGACTCATATACTGGTTGCCTTCGATGCGGGTAAGACGACTTTTCGCCACAAAACATTTACAGAATATAAAGGGACGCGCCAAAAAACGCCGCCCGAGCTGTCTGAACAATTTTCTTATGTGCGTGAACTGCTGAAAGCATACAGTATTCCTTACTTTGAGTTAGAAAACTATGAAGCCGATGACATTATCGGTACATTGTCTCTTCAAGCAGAAAAAGAAGGATATACGGTTAAAGTATATTCGGGCGACAAAGATTTAACACAGCTCGCTACAGACAAAACGACTGTATGCATTACACGCAAAGGCATAACAGATATTGAAGAATATACACCTGAACATATTGAAGAAAAATATGGCCTGGCACCGATGCAGATCATAGACATGAAGGGGCTGATGGGAGATGCTTCCGACAATATCCCCGGGGTGCCGGGTATCGGGGAAAAAACAGCGATTAAACTGTTAAAGCAGTTTCACTCTGTTGAAGAATTGATCGAGTCTATTGATGAGGTTAGCGGTGCAAAGCTGAAGGAAAAGCTTGTTGAACACAAAGATAAAGCAGTCATGAGCAAGCAGCTTGCAACGATCTTACGGACGGTGCCTATGGAGCTCGGAGTCGAACGACTTGCTTATCAGGGGGCAGATCAGGATAAATTGTATGATTTATACCGGGATCTCGAATTTAAGTCATTACTTGACGGTATTCAGCGTACGGAGGAAGCTGAACCAGCAGCAGACGTGGATTTTACCATTGTAAGGGAGCCGCAGGCGTCTCATTTTAAACAAGCGGACGCTGTATATGTAGAAATGCTCGATGTGAACTACCACCGGGCGCCAATTGCCGGTATTGCTGTGTCGGGAAGTGGGAAAACCATTTTTCTGCCGGGCGAAACGGCTGTGTCTTCTCCGGCATTTAAGCAGTGGGCGGAAAACCCGTCTGTCCGAAAAACCGTTTATGATGCAAAAAGAACGGTCATTGCGCTGCGGCGTTCGGGGATCGAGTTAGCCGGCATTGATTTTGATGTGTTTTTGGCGTCTTATTTAATTAACCCATCTGAATCACCGGAAGATTTCGCTGCTGTAGCGAAGCTGCATGGGGAAACAGGCATCGCATCGGACGAAACCGTTTATGGAAAAGGGGCAAAACTGGCTCTTCCGGACGAAGCTGTTTATGCGAAGCATATTAGTGCAAAAGCAGAAGCGTTAAGCCGGCTTGATGACACGTGCCGGCAGGAGCTGACTAAAAACGACCAAAATGAATTGTTTGATGAATTGGAGCTTCCGCTTGCCCTCATTTTAGCCGACATGGAATCGGAAGGCGTGCGGGTTGATATGGACCGGTTAAATGAAATGGGAACCGAGCTGAAAAAACGGCTTGCGCAAATGGAACAAACGATTCACCAGCTGGCTGGAACGGACTTTAATATTAATTCACCGAAGCAGCTTGGCGTTATTTTGTTTGAAAAGCTCGGTCTTCCGCCGGTTAAAAAAACAAAAACCGGGTACTCGACTTCGGCGGATGTTCTTGAAAAATTGGCGCCGTCACATGAAATTGTACAGCATATTTTAGATTACCGACAAATCGGCAAATTGCAGTCTACGTATATTGAAGGACTGCTGAAAGTAGCGGACCCGGATACACATAAAATCCATACCCGCTTTAATCAGGCTTTGACTCAGACGGGACGGTTAAGCTCTACTGATCCTAACCTGCAAAACATTCCGATCCGGCTTGAAGAAGGACGGAAAATCCGACAGGCATTCGTGCCGGAAAAAAAGGATTCTGTTATGTTTGCTGCCGACTACTCTCAAATTGAGCTGCGGGTGCTGGCACATATAAGCGGCGATGAAAAACTGATTGAAGCTTTTCAGCAGGGACTTGATATTCATACGGCTACGGCTATGGAAGTTTTTCATGTAGATGAAGACGGAGTAACATCGAACATGCGACGCCAGGCAAAGGCCGTTAACTTCGGCATTGTTTACGGCATAAGCGATTACGGCTTGTCTCAAAGTCTTGGCATTACACGAAAGGATGCAGCCGCTTTTATCGAACGGTATTTAAACACCTATCCAGGTGTAAAAGAATATATGGATACGGCCATTCGCCAGGCCAAAGAAAAAGGTTATGTGACGACATTGTTAAACCGCCGGCGTTACATTCCGGAAGTCACCAGCCGAAACTTTAACCTGCGTTCATTTGGGGAACGTACGGCGATGAACACACCGATTCAAGGAAGCGCAGCAGATATTATTAAAAAAGCGATGATTGATGTTGCTGAACGTCTTGAGAGAGAAGGCTTAACATCCAAGCTGCTGCTGCAGGTGCATGATGAATTGATTTTTGATGTGCCAAAGGAAGAAATCAAACAAATGGAACAAATTGTGCCGGATGTCATGGAGCATGCTTTTGAGCTCGATGTCCCGCTGAAGGTAGATTATTCATTTGGGCCAACATGGTATGATGCGAAGTAA
- the mutM gene encoding DNA-formamidopyrimidine glycosylase → MPELPEVETVRRTLSELAAGKTIAGVDVRWPKMIKQPEADAFRDALIGETIQSIDRRGKFLIFQLDHYALISHLRMEGKFSVNEAAEPEAPHTHVVFSFTDGTELRYRDVRKFGTMHLTAKGAEHELASLKGLGPEPFDEHFTADHLYEKLQKTSRQVKTALLDQVIVTGLGNIYVDEVLFRSRVHPHRLGRTITKEEAAEIHQHTVAVLAEAVERGGSTIRTYVNSQGQKGTFQEVLNVYGRAGEACVECGAEIIKMKTGGRGTHICLNCQPLERPL, encoded by the coding sequence ATGCCGGAATTACCAGAAGTAGAAACGGTCCGCCGTACGCTGAGCGAGCTGGCGGCGGGCAAAACAATTGCCGGCGTTGATGTGCGCTGGCCGAAAATGATCAAACAGCCCGAGGCAGACGCTTTTCGCGATGCATTGATTGGTGAAACCATTCAGTCCATCGATCGGAGGGGGAAATTTTTAATATTTCAGCTCGATCATTATGCACTTATTTCCCACTTGCGCATGGAAGGAAAGTTTAGTGTAAATGAAGCTGCAGAGCCTGAAGCCCCTCATACTCATGTTGTTTTTTCATTCACAGATGGTACGGAGCTTCGGTATCGGGACGTTCGTAAATTCGGTACGATGCATTTAACGGCGAAAGGTGCCGAACACGAGCTGGCTTCGCTGAAAGGGCTCGGTCCTGAGCCGTTTGATGAACACTTTACAGCCGATCATTTATATGAAAAGCTGCAAAAAACATCACGCCAGGTGAAAACGGCTCTTTTAGATCAAGTGATTGTAACAGGGCTTGGCAACATTTATGTGGACGAAGTGCTGTTTCGTTCCCGCGTGCATCCGCATCGGCTCGGCCGGACGATTACAAAGGAAGAAGCGGCAGAGATTCACCAGCATACGGTCGCCGTACTGGCAGAAGCGGTAGAGCGGGGCGGAAGTACGATTCGCACATATGTAAACAGCCAGGGACAAAAAGGGACCTTCCAGGAAGTATTAAATGTATATGGACGTGCCGGGGAAGCATGTGTGGAGTGCGGAGCAGAAATTATAAAAATGAAAACAGGCGGGCGAGGCACGCATATATGCCTGAACTGCCAGCCGCTGGAGCGTCCGCTATGA
- the coaE gene encoding dephospho-CoA kinase (Dephospho-CoA kinase (CoaE) performs the final step in coenzyme A biosynthesis.), with translation MIIGLTGGIATGKSTVSNMLKEKGFPVIDADIAARAVVEPGQPALQEIVDTFGSDVLSADGSLNRQKLGSIIFHDEAKRKQLNEIVHPAVRAWMMAEKDKAVQKGCKTIVFDIPLLFESKLTWMADRTLLVYTDPAVQLQRLMNRNGYTEEEASARIQSQMPIEEKKELADDIINNSGTKEETAKQLEQWLTRLGLDS, from the coding sequence ATGATTATTGGATTAACAGGCGGCATTGCGACTGGAAAAAGTACGGTCAGCAATATGTTAAAAGAAAAAGGCTTCCCTGTTATAGATGCTGATATTGCTGCCCGTGCCGTTGTAGAGCCGGGACAGCCAGCTTTACAGGAAATTGTCGATACATTTGGCAGTGATGTGTTAAGCGCGGACGGATCATTAAACCGGCAAAAGCTCGGCTCGATTATTTTTCATGATGAAGCAAAGCGAAAGCAGCTGAATGAAATTGTACATCCTGCCGTGCGGGCCTGGATGATGGCTGAGAAGGATAAAGCTGTCCAGAAGGGGTGCAAAACCATTGTGTTTGATATCCCGCTTCTTTTTGAAAGCAAGCTTACCTGGATGGCAGACCGCACGCTGCTTGTTTACACTGATCCTGCTGTTCAATTGCAGAGGCTGATGAACCGAAACGGGTACACGGAAGAAGAAGCATCTGCCCGCATTCAATCTCAAATGCCAATTGAAGAAAAAAAAGAGCTGGCTGATGATATCATTAATAACAGTGGTACAAAAGAAGAAACCGCAAAGCAGCTTGAGCAGTGGCTGACCCGACTAGGACTCGATTCTTAA
- a CDS encoding glyceraldehyde-3-phosphate dehydrogenase encodes MTKAKVAINGFGRIGRMVFRKAILEDNLDIIAVNASYPAETLAHLLKYDTNHGKFEGDIEVEEKALIVNGKRVQLLSSRDPLELPWDKLGVEIVIEATGKFNARDKAALHLQAGAKKVILTAPGKEEDVTIVMGVNEEVLDIDNHHIISNASCTTNCLAPVAKVLDDQFGIENGLMTTVHAYTNDQKNIDNPHKDLRRARACAQSIIPTSTGAAKALSLVLPQLKGKVHGMALRVPTSNVSLVDLVVDVKKPVTAEEVNEAFQKAAAGPLNGILGFTEEPLVSVDFNTNPHSSTIDGLTTMVMGETKVKVLAWYDNEWGYSCRVVDLVQFVAEQMKKKVYISA; translated from the coding sequence ATGACAAAAGCAAAAGTAGCCATTAATGGATTTGGACGTATTGGCCGTATGGTATTTCGTAAAGCTATTTTAGAAGACAACCTTGATATTATTGCGGTAAACGCCAGCTATCCGGCGGAAACCCTTGCACATTTGCTTAAATACGACACGAATCACGGAAAGTTCGAAGGGGATATCGAAGTTGAAGAAAAAGCGCTTATTGTAAATGGAAAGCGCGTGCAGCTTCTGTCCAGCCGTGACCCGCTTGAGCTTCCATGGGACAAGCTTGGAGTAGAGATTGTGATTGAAGCAACAGGTAAATTTAATGCCCGCGATAAAGCGGCCCTTCACCTGCAGGCAGGTGCAAAAAAAGTCATTTTAACGGCACCTGGCAAAGAAGAAGACGTCACTATTGTAATGGGGGTTAACGAAGAAGTACTTGATATTGACAATCACCATATTATTTCCAATGCATCCTGCACAACAAATTGTCTTGCGCCGGTCGCAAAAGTATTGGATGATCAATTCGGTATTGAAAATGGATTGATGACAACCGTTCATGCGTACACAAATGATCAAAAAAATATTGATAACCCGCATAAAGACCTTCGCCGCGCCCGTGCCTGCGCTCAGTCTATTATTCCGACTTCAACAGGAGCAGCAAAAGCACTTTCTCTTGTGCTGCCGCAGTTAAAAGGAAAAGTGCATGGAATGGCCCTGCGTGTGCCAACATCTAATGTTTCACTGGTAGACTTGGTAGTCGATGTGAAAAAGCCGGTAACGGCAGAAGAAGTAAACGAAGCCTTTCAAAAAGCAGCGGCAGGTCCATTAAATGGTATTCTTGGCTTTACAGAGGAGCCGCTTGTATCGGTTGATTTTAATACAAACCCTCATTCTTCTACGATCGATGGCCTGACTACAATGGTCATGGGCGAAACAAAAGTAAAAGTGCTTGCCTGGTACGATAATGAATGGGGCTACTCATGCCGCGTTGTCGATCTTGTTCAGTTTGTGGCAGAACAAATGAAGAAAAAAGTTTATATTTCAGCTTAA